TCGTTATCTATTTGACCCAAAAAGCCGCCGTGCGTTTCGTCGGGTGTATAATTTTGCCAGTAGGCGATGATGTTGTGGAGTTGGGTGGCAAGCTCGACACTTACTGTCCCAAGCATATTTTCAAGTTCCCCTCTTGAGAGGGGGCGCGATGAATGGTGCGGCTGTAGGGGTGTGTTATACGTCATGCCTTTTTAGTAATTAATTTTCATCCGAAAGGGAACAATCGGATAATGCCTTATTAGAGGGGGGTATCTACTATGTATCCTGAATAAACACCCCCCTCCGCCCCTCTCAAGAGGGGATTCGCACTTACCACCGCTTTTTTATTTAGCCTAATCAAGAACCCTCTCCTTTGGAGAGGGCAGGGTGAGGCTCTTTATTCCTATCAATAATCCTATAAATTGCATCTACCGAAGTTGACGACTTAAAGCCATCTGCTGGTGTATTCACCACGTAGTCAATCAATTTATTAACTGTAGTAGTTGCCACATGCATGCGGGTATCTGAGGATGCATAGTAAATATACACCGAACCATCTTCATCGGCAATCCAACCGTTGCAAAAAACCACGTTTGATACATCGCCAATGCGTTCCTCGCCCTCGGGTGCCAAAAAATAACCTCCGGGTTTGTGCAAAACTTTGGTCAGGTCATGCAAATCGGTCATAAACATGTACAGTACATAACGCAAGCCGGCGGCCGTGTTGCGTACGCCATGTGCCAGGTGCAGCCAGCCTTTATCGGTCTTAATGGGTGTGGGGCCTTGTCCGTTTTTAGCTTCGTAAACGGTATGGTAGTTTTTATTATCGATGATGGTTTCCTGGTCTATCACGGCATTTTCCATTGTTTCGGCTAAGCCAAAGCCAATGCCGCCGCCGGTACCCGCGCTGATAAAACCATCTTGCGGGCGGGTATACAGGGCATATTTGCCATCCACAAACTCGGGGTGCAGTACCACATTACGTTGCTGAGGCGAGTTGGTTTTCAAATCGGGCAGGCGCTCCCATTTCACCATATCCTTAGTACGGGCTATACCACAGGCCGCTACGGCCATGGACTGATCATAGGCAGGCGCTGCCGGGTCGCGTCTTTCGGTACAAAACAAGCCGTATATGTATCCATCCTGGTGCAGGGTAAGGCGCATATCATACACATTGGTATCCGGCTCCCGGGTTTGCGGCAGGTTGATGGGGTAATCCCAAAAAGTAAAATTGCTGATACCATCAGGGCTTTCGGCTACGGCGAAAAACGATTTGCGGTCTGCCCCCTCTACCCTAACTACCATCAGGTATTTACTATTGAATTTAATAGCTCCGGCATTAAAAGCAGCGTTAATACCAAAGCGTTCCATCAGGTACGGATTGGTGTCGGGATTCAAATCATACCGCCAGTTGATGGGAGTATGCGCGGCGGTAAGCACCGGGTTTTTATAGCGGTTAAAAATACCATTGCCGATACCGGCTACCTGGTTTGGCTTGTTTATGAGTTGTTGCTGCTCCTGGTGTAGCTGGGCCAGCCTTTGTTTAAATTCAGGGGTCATAGGGTAATCAATTATCAATATTCTTTTAGTTTATTCCACCATGTTTTTTTCAGGATCAGCATCGTAATTGCCAGCAAGCCTATGGTAACCGCCAAAGGCAACTTTTGGTTGAGGATAAGGTACATAGGCAATATGGTAAGGCATAGCTGGGTGATTGTACCTATAACTACGTTGAACATGTTGAGCTTAAAGTTTTTGTTGGGCGTAAAACTTTCATCATCGGCCATGACCAGCTTTTTTACCGGTCCCCAAAAGCCCCAGGGCCGTACATTGCTGTAGAAGGCTTTCAGTACCGCTATATCTGTAGGCTCGGTTGCAAGCGATCCTATAACCGAACCAGCCAGCGAGATAAGGAACAATACCGGGAACCAATACAATAACTCGTTATTGGAAACATACAACGAGAAAACCATTGCCGACAAAATGCCTGAAAGCATCCCCCAGAAAAACCCGCCGGCATTAAAGCGCCACCAATGCCACTTTAACACATTTGATGCTACATAGCCGCCATATAATGCCGAGACGATCCATTGCAGTACGGTGTTAACATTGTGCGCAAAAAAGCCCAGGAAAACCCCGATAGCTACCACAATGATGCCCACCAGGTAATTCATGGTGATGATATTTTTGTTGGAGGCAACCGGGTTAACGTATTTGAGGTAAATATCATTAACAATGTAAGCCTGGGCCGCGTTCATGGTGCCGCTAAAGGTGCTCATAAAAGCGCCTAATAAACCGGCCAGCAATAAGCCTACCAGGCCAACGGGTAAAAAATTATTGATAACTGCCGGTAATATCCGTTCAAAATCGATATCGCCGGTAGCATCCTTCAGGTTCATTTGGTGATAGTAGATTAAACCTAAAATGGTGAGGCTTACAATGAGCGAATACCTGATGGGCAGCAAAACAATATTAACAAAGCCACTCATTTTACTGGCGTCCTCGGGCGAGCGGGTTGACAGGATCTTCTGCATATCATAATTGGGTGCAGGCCCCGCCAATGCTGCGAAAAAGCCCTTGAAGGTCATCATCATAAAAAACAACCCGAACAGCGAGTAGCCGTCGTCTTTTATCTTTTTGTTTACCTCGGTAATAATGCCCGACCAGTTCATGTTCAAGTGGGTGCCAAAAAACGGACTAAACCAACCATCGGGCACATGAAGGCTATGGCCTGCCAGTTTATGGGCAGCGATGAACCCTATCCAGATACAGGCAACCGTCATCACGCCGTACTTAACCATGTCGCCCAAAACTATGCTGTGCATCCCGCCTAAAATGGAATAAAACATGGCAAACAACGTGAATATAATACCATAAACATGTGGCACATATTGCGGGCCAACGTTAAACGGCACATAGCTTTTCACCAGGTCCCAGGGGATAAATATCTCGATGAATTTACCCAGCCCGATAAACCCATAAGCCAGGAAACCAAAACAGCTTAACAACGCAAAAGCGATAACTACCATTTGTGAGGCGGCCACCCAGGTACCCGTTTTACCAAAGCGGGTAGCCAGCCACTCGGCGCCGGTTGCAGCGTTGGAGCGGCGCAGCCAGCGCGACAGGTACATCATCAAGAACACCTGGTTAAATACGGGCCACAGCCAGGGTATCCAGATGCTTTTCATGCCGTACACAAAGCACAGGCTTACCATCCACATAGTGCCGCTGATATCGAACATATCAGAGGCATCGCTTAAACCCAGCTTATACCAGGGCAGCGATTTGCCGCCAAGCATGTAGCTTTCCTTGTTTTCGCGGGCTTTTTTACGGTACCACAAACCAATAAAAATGGTACTCAGCAGGTACAGAACGATGATAATAATATCGGCTAAGTGTAGCTTCATTTTTTTGTCGGAATCAGAATTTTCAGAATTTACGGATTTTCAGAATACCTTGCGTTCGGTAATTTTTTACAAATTCTGTTAATTCTCAAATTCTGTAAATCCTGATCATAATTGGTGCACTCAAAAGTGGGTTTATAAAAGTCATTTTTGTAATACTTTTTTAACCTATTCTTTTACTTATCGATATTCTATATAACAAAGGTTAAGAACTATCGCTTTTTTTGGCTTACAATAACCATTCGTTTTCGGGGGTACTTTCGACGTGCGCGGGGTGTTGTTTTGGTAACTTCCGGGTGCTTGGCAAGGTGCTTGGGAGTATCTTTAACGGTTGACAGGTGCGTTACTGTGTACCTTGATAAAACGGCAATAACCTACAACAAAAGCGGCTTAATTTTACATCGAAAGCATTATTCATTAATAGTGCATCCGCCACCCGGAAATACCGCATTTTCAAATTTTAAAATCCTCAAATTAAATAAACACCCTGTTCCCCGTATAAGTTTCCCGGAATTCCTTGGGAATGCACAGCTTTTTGCGTTTAAAAATGCGGTTAAAGTTGGAGATATTGTTGAATCCGCATTTATAGGCAATCTCGGCCACGGTGGCTGTCGAGTCTATCAGCATGCGGGAGGCGTGGCCCAGCCGAATCTCGTTCAGGCTGTCAATGAAGGTTTTACCGGTGCGTTTTTTGATAAACCTGCTGAACGATGCCTCGGGCATATTGGCTATTTTGGCCACCTCGGCAAGGGTTACCTGCTTGTTGTAGTTTATGTTCATGTGCTCAAACACCTTTTCAATACGGCGGCTGTTGTAATAAAACTTATCGTTGGCAAAGCTGGGATCTGATAACATCTTCATATTGCGCGAGATAGACAGATCATGCAGTATCGACATCAGCTCCAGCACCGAATCAAACCCGCTTTTTTTATCAAGGCCCTGGATGCGGTCACGTAAAGCCATAATGGTATCGGGCGAAAATACAATGCCCCGCTGCGACCGCTCCAGCATACTTTTTACAAAACTTAACTGGTTGCGTTTCAGTAGTTTTTCATCAAACAAATCCTTATGAAACTGGATGGTTACCTCGGTAATCTCCTCGCTTTGGCATTGGTGGGTAAACCAGGCATGGTACAGGTTGGGGCCTATTAGCGCCAGCTCCAGCTCGTCAATCATCTCGATATGGCCGCCTACAACGCGCTTGGCGCCCTTGGCATTGATAATCAGGTTTAACTCATACTCATCATGGTAATGCAGCGGAAAATCAAACTTCTTTTTAACCCTCGAAAAAATGGTAAAACAATCGCTTGGGGTTAGCGGCGTAATCTCGCGCATTACATTATTGGTAATCATAATTCTGAACAGATTTTAAAAAGGCGATCAATGATACATATTTAACATCAGCATATCAAATATTTTACATTTTTATAAAGTTTTGAATAACAAGTGCACGGATATCACTCCCACTAAAATATTAAATTAAGTCGTCGCCCCACCCCAAAACACCCCTCAAACACCGTCAAATAACGTCAATAAAGTCCGGCTAAGCACCAAAAACCTCCCCATTGACACCTAAAAACATCCAAAAAATTACAAAAAAATAACCCTTTTTTTAACTGCCTGTTACATTGATATAAATTTTAACTTTTAGGTTTGCAACCGGATTGATTTTTAACTTTTAACCCTTTGGGTCAGCTTGTTTAGCACCGAGTTTTAAGTCTTGAGTTCTGAGTCTTGAGTCCGAAGCGTTAAATCCAAGGTCTTAATGCCAAAGTCTCGGGCCCGAAACCTGCAGTGTTTTGACAATTGTTCAGGACTTAGAACTTTTGACTCAAGACTTCGGACTTAAAACCCAAGACTCAGAACTCAATACTCAATACGCACAACTATCAAAACAATTACCGGATATTTGTTGTAGAACACGGTATAAACAAAGATGGATCAAAACATTACATAATTAATGGATACCGCACAAAGCACCAAACCTACTATACGCAAAAGGGTAAACAAGTTTAAGCAAAGCATTACCGACTTCCTGATAAGCCTGTACCGCATAAACCAGTTTATCCTGCGCTTCTTCAGGGAGGCATTTATGCCCCCTTTTGAGTTTAAAGAGGTTATGCGCCAGTGTTATGAAGTTGGTGTGCGCTCCTTTACCCTCATTACCGTTACCGGCTTTATTGTGGGCCTTATATTTACCAAACAATCGCGGCCGTCGCTTTCGCAGTTTGGGGCTACATCGTGGCTGCCATCGCTGGTATCTATAGCCATTATGCGGGCGCTGGCACCATTGGTTACGGCGCTTATCGCATCGGGCAAGGTAGGTTCGGGCATTGGGGCCGAACTGGGCTCTATGCGGGTAACCGAACAGATAGATGCTATGGAGGTATCGGGAACCAAGCCATTCAAATACCTGGTGTGTACCAGGGTACTGGCTACTACGCTTACCATCCCCATCCTATCTACCTACACCGGCTTTATTGCCATGTTTGGCGGTTATTTAAACGTGGCCCAAAACGAGGGCACCACCTGGACAACCTTTATACAGGAGTTTTTTGATCCCTTAACGTATACCGATTTCGTGGCTTCGCTTATCAAATCCATCGTATTTGGGTTTACCATAGGCATTGTGGGTTGCTACCAGGGCTATAACAGCAGCAAGGGTACCGAAGGCGTGGGCAAAGCCGCCAACGGCGCGGTGGTTACCGCCATGTTTTTGGTGTTTATTGAAGAAGTAATTATTGTACAGATAACCAGCTGGTTCCGTTAATCGATTTAGCATGGAAAAGAAAATTGTAAAGGCCGACCATAACAACCCGGTTATCACTATCCGGGGGCTTGAAAAAGCCTTTGAAGACTATCACGTTCTCCGCGGTATCGACCTTGACCTATACCAGGGCGAAAACCTGGTGGTATTGGGCCGCTCGGGTACCGGCAAATCTGTATTAATAAAAATCATATCCGGCCTGTTAACGCCCGATAAAGGCGAGATTAACGTATTAGGCCATAACTACGCCGAAATAAGCGAAAAGGAACTGCAGGAGCTGCGCATCCGCATCGGCTTCTCGTTTCAGAACAGTGCTTTGTATGATAGCATGACGGTACGCAAAAACCTCGAGTTCCCGCTGGTTCGCAACCGTAGGGGTATTACCCGTAATGAAATTAATACTGCGGTTGAAACCGTGCTTGATGCCGTTGGCCTGTCGCAAACTATTAACCAGATGCCATCCGAGCTTTCGGGCGGGCAGCGCAAGCGTATCGGCATTGCCCGTACGCTGATCCTGAACCCCGAAATTATGCTGTATGATGAGCCAACCGCCGGCCTCGACCCTATTACCTGCATCGAGATTAACGACCTGATTAACGAGGTACAGCAACGCTTCAACACCTCGTCTATCATTATAACACATGATTTAACCTGCGCCAAACAAACCGGCGACCGCATTGCCATGCTACTGGATGGCAAGTTTCAGCGCACCGGCAGTTTCGACGAGGTATTTGATACCAACGATAGCCGTGTTAAACCGTTTTACGACTATAACTTTATCCAATAACAAAAAAGACATTATACGATTATCATGGACGCATCAGAAAATAAAAAAGCAATCACCGTAGGCCTGTTCCTGGGCCTCGGCCTCATATTGTTTATCCTTGGCATCTTTACGCTTGGCGGCCAGCAAAAAGCGTTTGTAAAAAACATTCACCTCAGTTCGGTTTTCGGCGATGTGGCCGGGCTTAAAAAAGGCAACAACGTTTGGTTTTCGGGCGTAAAGGTAGGCACCATCAGCTCCGTGCGCTTTGAAGGACCATCGCAGGTGCGGGTGTCCATGAGTGTGGACCAGGCAACTCAGCAATACATCCACCGCAACGCCCAGGCCAAAATAAGCAGCGACGGATTGATAGGCAACAAAATCATCGTGATTGACGGCGGCAGCCCGCAGGCCCCCGAAGTACAGGACGGCGACGTACTACAGGCCGAAAAGCTGCTCTCGACAGATGATATCATGAAAACCCTGCAGGATAACAATCAAAACCTGCTGGCCATAACCGGCGACTTTAAAACCCTTAGCCACCAGATTTTACAGGGAAAAGGCACCATTGGCGCGCTAATGGCCGATAATACCATGGCCCTGCAACTGCGCGCCGCCATGAAAAACCTGCAAACGGCCACCCAAAACGCCGCGGTAATGGCGGCCTCGCTAAATGCGTTTAGCAATAAGCTAAACACCAAAGGTGGTTTAGCAGATAAAATGCTGACCGATACGGCCACCTTTAACCACATCCGCCTGGCCGTAAACCAGCTGCAACAAGCCGCCAGCAACGCCAGCACCCTCACCAACAACCTGAACAAAGCCAGCGACAAACTCAACCGTACCGACAATGCCCTCGGCGTACTGCTAAACGACCCCAAAGCCGCCGTTAAAGTACAAACCACCCTCGACAACCTGCAACAAAGCTCCGTCAAACTAAACGACGACCTGGAAGCCGCCCAGCACAACTTTTTCCTGAAAGGTTTTTTTAAGGACAAAGCCAAAAAGGCCAAGGCAGATAGTTTGAAAAAGGCGGGGCAATAAGGCCTTGACCCTACCCTGTCATGCGGAGTGTAAAATTTCGCTAAACGCTGAACGGGAAAAACATTCAAAAATAAACGACTGTCATCCTGAACGGAGTGAAGGATCTATTCGCGAACTTTTCTAACGGTCATGCACAGCTGATAGATCCATCGTACCTGCCATTGACACATTTATAACTTACTGATTATCAATTGCAAAAAAAAGTGTCATTTGCAATGCGATCATTTGTGCGCAAATAAAGGTTACTCAGGATGACAGGAAAATTGGGTATGTCATGCTAAGCTGTAAATTTCGGAAAATTCTGAAGAGAGAATAACTTTCATCGCATATCGGCGACGACTCACCCCAACGAGGCTCCGCCCGTCTGCCCCTCCGACTGCGTCGCATAGAGGGGCGAAAAAGGAAAAACAAAATGGGGTTCACCCTCTTTGCGGCGTAAGCCGGAGGGTCGGCCAGCGCAGCGTAGCCGGGGTGAGTCGTAGCCAGCATTCAAGAACAATGTTTGTGTAAACTGAATTTGTCATGCGCCTGCTTCGGTGTAACAGGGCGACTGGTACCAGGGTTTACATTTCCACAATTATTCTGTATTTTTGATTGAACAGTAATATCAGCAACAATGCAAACAACTTACAGACTAAAGGCGCAAGAGATCAGCATGGCATTTCTGAAATCCCTGAAAACAATGTTTGCCGGGCAGGAAGTCGAGATCACTGTAAAATCTGTAGACAGTCCTCAAAAAAAATCGGATAGCCCTGTAAATAGCAATTTACTGCAAATGATAAACGACAACCGTAAGGCTGCTCCTGTAATTTCTCCGGATGTGGACATCAGGGCATTAATTGATGATTCACACAACCCGGTTGGGGGCGAGTAGGATGAATTATATCGACACAGATGTATTGACCCCATTTACTTATCAACCAAAATTCAAATTTACATTTGAAGGTAAATGATATGATAGAGGATATGGTTACAACTCAAACTCTTCTCATATCCTGCCTCAGCATTCAGGAACTTGGATTTGTACTTGCTAAACTTGATCAGCCAACCTCATTTATTACAACAAAATTAAACCAATTGATTTCGTCGTCCCCTGTTCAATATGGCCTTGATGAATTTAAAAGGGCCATGGAGTTGGCGTCATCGATAGGTTTTAAAGATTTTAATGACTGCCTGCACACCGCCATAGCCGAAAAACATTGCACAGACCTATACACCTGTAACTATAAGGATTTTAAAAGAATTCAGCCGCTTACGAAACTGAATATACATTTTCTATAAGTTTAAGAGCCGGTAAAGCACCACTCCTTCCGTTGATACTGAGGGACGAAGCATTTAAAATATCGAATGCGTCTTAATTCTTGATTCTTACATATTGACTCTTTTCCCGCCGTTGCCTGCGGCCCGCGCTTTACACTCATACGCGCACAGGGCATTAGGCGCAGGCCGGTATCCGTTTCAATCGCTAACGGGGGGGATTGGAGAGGTGTGCATTTGGATTTCCAACAAAATCGTCATTTGCATGCGAGGCATACGCGGTGCGCGTGCGTCAGCTTTGGATGGACAATTCACTCACACAGTCCCACAGAGTCCCTCGGACAATCATTGGAGAAAGTAATTGACCAACTGCACTACCTGGGTTTATTTACACCGGCAAAAATAATTGGTAAGTAGTTGAGGCAGCTATCAATACCTTTTATAACTTTACGCTTATCTGTTACCTTATTATAATTATAGTAATTACCATACAAGCAAAGCATGATTATTACCATCAAAGACGAGACTTTTGCCGGCAAAATATTGCATGAACTGGAGATAGAATTTAAAACCGAAACGGTTAGCGTGCAGGACATTATAACCGGCAGGGTAATTAAAGAGGTAGAAAATTATAACAACAAACTGCCCGAATATTTTAATGGTTTGATTGAACCATCGGATGTGGAGAAAACGCTTAACGGCTTTAAGCTGAAACCCAAAAAAGTAATTGATGCCGAGAAGCAGGTGTATGTTGCTTTAAATGCATTTCAAAACAACGGTTTTTTTGTACTAATAGATAATATCCAATCAGAAAGCCTTGATCAGCAAATTGCCTTGCGAAAAGATACCACCATCAGTTTTATTAAATTAACGCCATTGGTAGGTGGCTGATTATGAGCATTTTTGATAAAATTAAAGACGCGTTATTTAAAACCGCGCCGGCGCAAAATACCCCGACGGCCCACAAACTAAGTGAGTTTGACCAAATAGTTCACAATTCGCGCGTAGAACACGCCCGTAAAAGCAGTTATTTTTATGGCTTAAAAATAAACACCTTATCAGTTTACACACAGGAAGTTGCTAATTGGCCGGATAAAAAGAAAATTGAATTTATTATTTACTGCCTAAATGAAAACAGCGAATACAACAAAAAAAACGCCAACTATTCATCAAACGACAAAGCCGGGCATAACAAAGAAGTAAGACTGGCT
The genomic region above belongs to Mucilaginibacter sp. KACC 22773 and contains:
- a CDS encoding glycoside hydrolase family 130 protein codes for the protein MTPEFKQRLAQLHQEQQQLINKPNQVAGIGNGIFNRYKNPVLTAAHTPINWRYDLNPDTNPYLMERFGINAAFNAGAIKFNSKYLMVVRVEGADRKSFFAVAESPDGISNFTFWDYPINLPQTREPDTNVYDMRLTLHQDGYIYGLFCTERRDPAAPAYDQSMAVAACGIARTKDMVKWERLPDLKTNSPQQRNVVLHPEFVDGKYALYTRPQDGFISAGTGGGIGFGLAETMENAVIDQETIIDNKNYHTVYEAKNGQGPTPIKTDKGWLHLAHGVRNTAAGLRYVLYMFMTDLHDLTKVLHKPGGYFLAPEGEERIGDVSNVVFCNGWIADEDGSVYIYYASSDTRMHVATTTVNKLIDYVVNTPADGFKSSTSVDAIYRIIDRNKEPHPALSKGEGS
- a CDS encoding sodium:solute symporter family protein, with the protein product MKLHLADIIIIVLYLLSTIFIGLWYRKKARENKESYMLGGKSLPWYKLGLSDASDMFDISGTMWMVSLCFVYGMKSIWIPWLWPVFNQVFLMMYLSRWLRRSNAATGAEWLATRFGKTGTWVAASQMVVIAFALLSCFGFLAYGFIGLGKFIEIFIPWDLVKSYVPFNVGPQYVPHVYGIIFTLFAMFYSILGGMHSIVLGDMVKYGVMTVACIWIGFIAAHKLAGHSLHVPDGWFSPFFGTHLNMNWSGIITEVNKKIKDDGYSLFGLFFMMMTFKGFFAALAGPAPNYDMQKILSTRSPEDASKMSGFVNIVLLPIRYSLIVSLTILGLIYYHQMNLKDATGDIDFERILPAVINNFLPVGLVGLLLAGLLGAFMSTFSGTMNAAQAYIVNDIYLKYVNPVASNKNIITMNYLVGIIVVAIGVFLGFFAHNVNTVLQWIVSALYGGYVASNVLKWHWWRFNAGGFFWGMLSGILSAMVFSLYVSNNELLYWFPVLFLISLAGSVIGSLATEPTDIAVLKAFYSNVRPWGFWGPVKKLVMADDESFTPNKNFKLNMFNVVIGTITQLCLTILPMYLILNQKLPLAVTIGLLAITMLILKKTWWNKLKEY
- a CDS encoding AraC family transcriptional regulator gives rise to the protein MITNNVMREITPLTPSDCFTIFSRVKKKFDFPLHYHDEYELNLIINAKGAKRVVGGHIEMIDELELALIGPNLYHAWFTHQCQSEEITEVTIQFHKDLFDEKLLKRNQLSFVKSMLERSQRGIVFSPDTIMALRDRIQGLDKKSGFDSVLELMSILHDLSISRNMKMLSDPSFANDKFYYNSRRIEKVFEHMNINYNKQVTLAEVAKIANMPEASFSRFIKKRTGKTFIDSLNEIRLGHASRMLIDSTATVAEIAYKCGFNNISNFNRIFKRKKLCIPKEFRETYTGNRVFI
- a CDS encoding MlaE family ABC transporter permease, which gives rise to MDTAQSTKPTIRKRVNKFKQSITDFLISLYRINQFILRFFREAFMPPFEFKEVMRQCYEVGVRSFTLITVTGFIVGLIFTKQSRPSLSQFGATSWLPSLVSIAIMRALAPLVTALIASGKVGSGIGAELGSMRVTEQIDAMEVSGTKPFKYLVCTRVLATTLTIPILSTYTGFIAMFGGYLNVAQNEGTTWTTFIQEFFDPLTYTDFVASLIKSIVFGFTIGIVGCYQGYNSSKGTEGVGKAANGAVVTAMFLVFIEEVIIVQITSWFR
- a CDS encoding ABC transporter ATP-binding protein; this encodes MEKKIVKADHNNPVITIRGLEKAFEDYHVLRGIDLDLYQGENLVVLGRSGTGKSVLIKIISGLLTPDKGEINVLGHNYAEISEKELQELRIRIGFSFQNSALYDSMTVRKNLEFPLVRNRRGITRNEINTAVETVLDAVGLSQTINQMPSELSGGQRKRIGIARTLILNPEIMLYDEPTAGLDPITCIEINDLINEVQQRFNTSSIIITHDLTCAKQTGDRIAMLLDGKFQRTGSFDEVFDTNDSRVKPFYDYNFIQ
- a CDS encoding MlaD family protein, yielding MDASENKKAITVGLFLGLGLILFILGIFTLGGQQKAFVKNIHLSSVFGDVAGLKKGNNVWFSGVKVGTISSVRFEGPSQVRVSMSVDQATQQYIHRNAQAKISSDGLIGNKIIVIDGGSPQAPEVQDGDVLQAEKLLSTDDIMKTLQDNNQNLLAITGDFKTLSHQILQGKGTIGALMADNTMALQLRAAMKNLQTATQNAAVMAASLNAFSNKLNTKGGLADKMLTDTATFNHIRLAVNQLQQAASNASTLTNNLNKASDKLNRTDNALGVLLNDPKAAVKVQTTLDNLQQSSVKLNDDLEAAQHNFFLKGFFKDKAKKAKADSLKKAGQ
- a CDS encoding PIN domain-containing protein, with amino-acid sequence MKVNDMIEDMVTTQTLLISCLSIQELGFVLAKLDQPTSFITTKLNQLISSSPVQYGLDEFKRAMELASSIGFKDFNDCLHTAIAEKHCTDLYTCNYKDFKRIQPLTKLNIHFL